One genomic window of Aquipuribacter hungaricus includes the following:
- a CDS encoding FtsB family cell division protein codes for MARTGTTAAGGEGDRDTGPRSRRVLVLLALAVVCALVLAPPLRLYLQQQQDIGELRSEIAQREADVAALRTEVGLWQEDTYVAAQARDRLNFVMPGETGFVVPDPEPVPGASEAATPGALGDVRPDAPPEGTWYDRLWSSVEAVGTGTADPVLDAPVVGGAGG; via the coding sequence GTGGCGAGGACGGGCACGACCGCGGCGGGCGGGGAGGGGGACCGGGACACCGGTCCCCGCTCCCGGCGCGTCCTGGTCCTGCTCGCCCTCGCCGTCGTGTGCGCCCTCGTCCTGGCCCCGCCGCTGCGGCTGTACCTGCAGCAGCAGCAGGACATCGGCGAGCTGCGCAGCGAGATCGCCCAGCGCGAGGCCGACGTCGCCGCGCTGCGCACCGAGGTCGGCCTCTGGCAGGAGGACACCTACGTCGCCGCCCAGGCCCGTGACCGGCTGAACTTCGTCATGCCCGGCGAGACGGGGTTCGTCGTGCCCGACCCGGAGCCCGTCCCCGGGGCCAGCGAGGCCGCGACGCCCGGCGCGCTCGGCGACGTCCGCCCCGACGCCCCGCCCGAGGGCACCTGGTACGACCGGCTCTGGTCCAGCGTCGAGGCCGTCGGCACGGGTACCGCGGACCCGGTCCTGGACGCGCCCGTCGTCGGCGGCGCCGGTGGCTGA
- a CDS encoding DUF501 domain-containing protein has translation MAEPPAQHGVEQRDLDAVTAQLGRQVRGVVEVAHRCSCGDPDVVRTLPRLPDGTPFPTSYYLTCPRAASAVGTLESSGLMREMSERLEQDEDLAAAYRAAHEHYLARRAELGEVPEIAGTSAGGMPVRVKCLHVLVAHALAAGPGVNPLGDETLGLLDDWGAAGSCTAAP, from the coding sequence GTGGCTGAGCCGCCCGCCCAGCACGGCGTGGAGCAGAGAGACCTGGACGCGGTGACCGCCCAGCTCGGGCGCCAGGTCCGGGGCGTCGTCGAGGTCGCCCACCGCTGCTCGTGCGGCGACCCCGACGTGGTGCGGACCCTGCCCCGGCTGCCCGACGGCACCCCGTTCCCCACGTCGTACTACCTGACCTGCCCGCGGGCCGCCTCGGCGGTCGGCACGCTGGAGTCCTCGGGCCTCATGCGCGAGATGTCCGAGCGGCTGGAGCAGGACGAGGACCTCGCCGCCGCCTACCGGGCCGCGCACGAGCACTACCTGGCCCGTCGCGCCGAGCTGGGCGAGGTGCCGGAGATCGCCGGCACGAGCGCCGGCGGGATGCCCGTGCGCGTCAAGTGCCTGCACGTCCTCGTCGCGCACGCCCTGGCCGCCGGTCCCGGCGTCAACCCGCTCGGCGACGAGACCCTGGGGTTGCTGGACGACTGGGGCGCCGCCGGCTCCTGCACCGCCGCCCCCTAG